In Syngnathus scovelli strain Florida chromosome 16, RoL_Ssco_1.2, whole genome shotgun sequence, the genomic stretch ATGATCAATAACCATATCGGATTGTGACTCATCAAATCGTCTTAAAATGActtcaaagtgttttttttttttttaaatcaagcccccccccccccccccccatttacaattattatttttgaagAACCATGTAACATCACATACCATTTGGTCAATATCATGCAAGTCAAAGTGGCAAAGACTTTGCCTTGCTGGGGAAGTTAGTTTGTGAAGAAATGGGACAAGGGTCAGTCTTTTGAAAGCGTCACTAAAAAAAAGATTGAGCCCGAGGTGCTCTTGGAAAAGTGACAAACTTGTAATTACATTCTAAACCTCCCAGTGCTTCACATCAAAACACAATATTGTCGGACTTTGGGAGGGACAGGATCTATTGAATTTGTGGCTGATGGCAAAATGTACCTTGTGTGACATTTGCTGGAAAACACCACATTAAAAAATGTTGGATGTGTCTGCTGCACCAAGCACAAGGAGTAATACAAATTTGTGTGTATCACACGTTTCAGCATTTGAACTCACCTGCGGTGCAGTATCCACTAGATGTCAGTATGGCGCTGCATGTCTTTGGCATTAAGCTACTACTGGGCAGTTTGAACAATTCAGTCAGTCAATGGTGGGGTGACTTGACGGCCTTAACTGGATTCAACTGGTAAGTGTGCCAAATATACCATCGACGGTCACAGCGATTGAAGGGCCAAGGTCAAATCACGTCTCTAATTGTGTCTACCAAAGAGACCTGATCAGTCAATCTGAACTTTTTGGCATGCTACATATTACGTATTATGAAACCTTAATATGACAGCCAATGAGAAAggtacggaagaggattagggccagtgaagaaaaaaaaagggggggaggggagtgacaggattctgacttttttttccctcagaattctcactttaaagtcagaattctgagaataaagtcaggattctcactttaaagtcagaattcccagaaagtgggaattctgactttattctcagaattatggctttaaagtgggaattctcactttaaagtcagaattctgagaataaagtcagaattctgactttattctcagaattctgactttattctcagaattctgactttaaagtgagaattcaaaaaagtcagaatcctgtcaccccccccccccccctttttttttcttcactggccctaatcctcttccgtgaAACAAATGACTCGCATCTCAGATAAAAGAAAATGGAGTAAAAAGCAGAGCGGTTGGAAAAATTCCACGCACCAAGTACGATTCATACGTGCCGCAGCCATGGAAACAGGCGTAAGCAAGCAGGTGCCAACGGCGCTGCAACGCTTCCTTCTCAAGATGCCGGATTCCTTACTCATGCAGACTTAATTCTTTTCTTGCCACACAAACTTGAGTCAGACTTGGCAGTCACATGAGTTGCCATCTAATTTTACACACTAAATCGTGTGAACTATGTATTTAAGGAATTATCTATAGTTCACCTGCATAGAAGTGAAACCGAAGCTGGCATTTGAAGCACAAGgaagtcaagttttttttaatttttgtgttaCAGGTTTCATCAGAGCTGAATCTGGCACTGAGGAGAAGAGGTGGTGGCGGCTTTGGCTCTTTTGTAGTGACTAATCCTGTTTCGGTTTGGTTTGAGGAAGTTGGCCAAGTTGATCAATAAGACTAGCAAGAAgatcagacaaaaaaaagtatGTTTCTTGCAGCGCCATACGCTATTGTTACATTTTGTCTggtctaaatgaagctcctcatcACGTCAACATCAATCCTCTGCAACAATCTGCCACAATGCGGCACCAAAGCACTACCTTTGTCCAAACAAAGCTCCTCAGCTCACTTCAACAAACTTCCTTGGCAGTATTCATCAAGGACAATACATGGTAAAAAGTTCAAGTAGCTGGTGGGGAGTGAAAAATACGGTTACAACACGATGCAACTTCCCGTAAACCCAAATCAAAAGTTATTTGTGCTGTAATTAGTGAGGTCAttcctttggaaaaaaaaaaatactgtcaaaCTGTGTTAATGACAACAGCAGTGCATCCGACATGTTCTTACATGTGGAAAATTGGAGACAAGTGCCGTTTAATTGAAACATTGATGCACTGCTTCAATCAGATAGTctctatttgattttgttcttaAAATAATCTCAATGCATCATcattgactttttgactttaaTTTGCCGTAGTACTATACTTTGATCAGAAACGCGCAGAACAGACAACTTATCTTTGTTCCGTTTTCTCAGTtgaattgtaaaaataaaaaataaatctctgACCCTTTCTTATTTTTTCAACTATTTGCTATTTAACTAACTCATATATAACTATTTAACTTAATACTTGTCCTTTTTGTGACGTGCTGCAAAGTTAGAGCAAGGTTGGACTTTCCCGTAATTGTCACAAATACTGCTGTTGCGTCACGCAGCCACACCTGTGCAGGTGGAACGCATATAAATGAACCGGTGGAGCATCTGTATCTTGCATTCCCAAACACAAGTGTTTTCGTAGTCGGCGGACTTTGCGATTGTCATGTCGTCGCCAAGGTACCCCATCAGCATTCGTTTAACCGGAGTGATGGAGAAGGACAAGAAAAAAGTAAGGAGCCTGCTTTTCTTCTCCCTCTTAATTTTGGAAGCATTCTAACCCAAAAGCTTTAACGTGTAACGTTTTGCTCCTCCAGATGTACATCACATCGGTGCTTTGGTCGGACGAGGAAGAGATTGTCATCTACAGGACTGTTGAGGACTTCAAGAAAATGCATGTAAGTGCAAAACACCTCCTGGATGTGTCAAGACACTTTCTGACAGCTAAATGCGTCACCTTGCCTTGCGTTATAGAAGCTGATAAAGAAAGCCTTCCCTGGCACAAAGAAGTCAGAAAGAATCGTGCCTAAGTTTAAAGGTATTGATCATCACATTCCCTCGACCTTGCTGTCGATGTCGGCGGTGGCCCTGACCTGAGTGTTATGTATGCTTCTAGTCACAAAGAAGGCCAAAGCAGGGCAGAAGAACGCCCCCTCCAAGTCCTTGAACTACCTGAAGCCCTTGCAAAGGTACTGCAACGAATTGCTGAGCTGCGATCCGCAGGTCAACCAGTCGGTGCACCTCATCCAGTTTCTCCACCCCAAAAACGAGGAGCTGCAGCCAGAGTACTCAAGGAACGGGTAAGTATGTTCCTTTCATTGACACATAAAGGCAAACACGTGGCCAACCCATCAAGTCTAATGACGAATGTGAGGATTCGAGCCATCCGAAGGGAAAGATGAATTGATTGGGAAGAGCGCTTTGCAAAATTCGAGGTGCTAACTGGAGCGCCAAGTATGTCAAGTGAGACAATGATTGCAGGCATGATTACAGTACACGCCTTAGTTAAGTGGCCAAGCAGCATGGCAGCGCAGCTTCGCCTGAGGCCTGTTTCCAAGAGTCTATTTGTTACTTCTTGGGGGTAATGGCAATTGACTGAGCCAAAGGTGGAGCACAAACTGAGCTGGATGAGAGCCAATCGCAAGGCGCATACTGAAAAACAAGCATAAGAACTAAGAACTATTTTAAGTCTTCATTGAACTGACAAACCGTGTTTTGGAGCTTGGTTCTGCACTGTATTTACATCCAGTTTGTCTTTCCACCCTCAGCGTCATAATCATGCCCCCTGAAACCCAAAACCAACAAGAGCAAGTCTTTAGCCAGGGCAGCAACGTGACCCAGCCCTTTTCCACGGAGACTTACAGGTGTGTGGCCCCCTACGAGACCAAGGACACCAAGAACAAGCCCTTCAAAGTGGCGGTGGATGAAAAAGTCGACGTGCTCATCAAGGACAAAGCAGGTGAGCTAAACAGCTTTGTCGACTTTGGATCGCggggcaaaacaaaaaagcgTCCAGTTCTGAGGTTTTCCGTTGTGGCTGGCCTCAGGCTGGTGGCTTGTGGAGAATGAAGACAAGTGCTTGGCCTGGTTTCCTGCTCCGTACCTGGAGAGGACGGACGATGAACCAGAGGAAGACAACATTGATGGACTTCCGGAAAGAGGTACAATGTCATAACCACCAGCGACACCTTGTCTTTTTCTCAAATATGTTGAACACACCACACTGAGTTTGACTCTTTATCTCCATCAGGATTGTTTTACACCGTTACCAAAAGCTACAAATCCAACAAAGATGACGAAATAACAGTGAGCATCGGTGCCTCGGTGGAGGTCTTGCAGAAGTCCGAAAACGGCTGGTGGCTCATCAGGTATTGTTGGCCAGCATATCAATACAACAGTGTTAGGCTTGTCATTGTACTTTGTGTCAATGGGTACCACACTAGGACTGCAGTGCTATGGAAGCATTGACATTTTGAAGGGTTGAGACTATCATTGTACCCAATGATAAAACAAACCTTAAACTGTAAAGGTCAAGGATCCAGGAAAAAATGTTTGGTGCCGGAAAGGGTACAGCTTTCTCTCTTAGAGGACTGGGATGTTAGGCTGATATAAAAgtgtaggattagggtttgtaatttACATCCTAAGCCATTAACAAGGCACAAACAGTCATTTATGACTGTTATTACCAGGTGCACAAGGGACCCAACCTGACCCAAGGGGTACAACAATTTGCCAATGGGGTGCTACCCTCAAAGGTCCTGCTTTTGTAGTCCTGAGACAAAAGACCTGAACGGACTTGGGAACACACCCATACCCCACTGGGAACTTGGGAACATAGCTGCAGCCTTGGACTAAGTTCAAGGGTGCTTGACCCTATTTCTGACAGTGTAGAGACTTAGTCCAATACTTGAAGATTTGAACTCAACCTCTGACCTTCCGCAGATACAAAGGGAAGGCCGGCTACATCCCCAGCATGTACCTGAAGCCCCCAAGCCACATCCGCATGGGGGGAGGCCACCACGGGCACAGCAGCCCCATTCTTAACCCCCGACCCCTGACCAGGCAGTTGTCTAGATCCCTCGAGGTCCTCAGCCCACCCGTGTCCACTAGGCCCACTGCCAAGCCGACACCCCCCATCTCACTTCCCAAGCCGAAACCTGTCCCACCCGCCAATACAAGACGTACCCCATCTCCTGATCCAAGACACACCCTGTCGCCCGGTGCAGGACACACCTCACCTCCCAATCCAGGACGCAGCTCACCTACAAACCGAGGACACGCCTCGCTTTCCAGTCCAGGACGCAGCTCACCTCCCAATCCAGTACAGACCTTACCTCCCAACCGAGGACATGTCTCACCTCCCAATGCAAACTACGTCCCTACGCCCATCATCTTGGTGGAGAATGAGGACGAGAACGATCTTCCCATGAGCCTGACCGTGGACAGCGAGGACGACTTCACAAGCGACAGTGACTTCAGCAGCGACGAATACAATTCATCCTCAGCCAGCACAACAATCAGCCTGAGCATGAGCACAGACAATTACCGAATGCGCCACAGCCGTACCCCTCCGCCGCCATCCAGGCACATACTAGACCCACAAAGCGCAACAGGGGGCAAAATGATGCTCGCCGTCTCTGACCCAAACATCTTTAAGAGCGTCTCGGCACCCAAGGTGCCGCCCAGGCCGCAGACCGAGGAGATTCTCAGTCGCTGCACAACCATCACCCGCAAGAACGCAAACAGATCTCCCAGCCCGACACCTACTCCCATACAGACTCGGTAGAAGAAGACAACATTGGACAATTTTGATCAAACAACTACAATGCGGAAGATGTCACACCAACACGTCGACTTCTCAAACAAACTtgttcaaatgtatttattgtattGTACTAAAAAGATGGCTTGCTCCATTGCAGCTAAGGACCATCACAGACACTCAAGTCTTTCCAGTATTGTCAGGGTATATTTTCTGTACCGGAAAACCTTTGTTGTGCTTTATGCATTTTCACATAGAGCGCATTTATACCCAAAGATACTTGGCATGTGTTACGAATGCTTGAAATAGACTGGCTGTGTTGTGGTTTGTTTGCTtggaatgaaataaaaacatggtgATGAAATGCACTGTGGCGTAACATTACTTAAAGAGCAATGACATACGCATACGGTAAATCTTTCGGGTTCAGACATTGTGATCCTCGATGATGGAACTCTCAGCTACATAAACCACAACACTACCATTTCCTTGACATTCAGTTGTGAGCTTTTACCTGGGCAGCTGCAGGAAGCCAAGTTATATGAAACACTCCACTCGCAAAAGGCCGATTATGATATTATGCGCCCGAAAGGTAGATTGTGAACCTTTTCACTCAGTCCTACGCCAGCTACACAAAGATATAGGTCAAACACTAGCCTATGTTAAAACAGGTGAGGTACTACATTATCAGTAGttccatttttattattacatCTACTGTTATATTATTCCTGTTTGTATTACGAAAATCTGCAGCCATTTCCACACAAGCTGTACAAATGTCAGATATTGAGCCCCCTGGTCTCTACAGGCATTGTTTTCTATGCTTTCTTGCTCGATAGTAATATGGTGCACAAAAGTCAACTACGTAGGCTATAATGTAAACTAACTACCACTGGCCCCGTTCTATTAAATTTGCAGACCATTGCGTTGTGAAAGAGGTTGCCTAGTCCCAGGCCAGCTGCAGCGAGTGATGCTCATTCATGAAAACATGTTGCGTTATGGATGAAGAAAAGGTTAAGACACTCATCTGCTTGTGACAAAATATAGGCTGTTTGATTTTAATTAGAAGGCAATACATGCGCATAGTTATTTCacaaccacacaaaaaaaacatcccatcTCGCTTGACTGCGGAAGAGCCGGTCCATCAAGTAGAACAAATCCATCATTGTTGGTAGCTGGGCTGTCACTTCCTGCTCTTTCACTCGCTTCCCAGCTAATCTGTTAATTGCCAAATATCACTCTTGCCTCCTCACTGGTTGAGCGCAGGTGTGCACGGGAACTTGGTGATGTCCGTCAGCTAGTGAGAGCCGAGCCTTGTGGAAAAGAGGAAGTTGCGAGACATTTTGCAGCTGATTTTGTTTGCTTctgctcctcttcttcctcctcagaaCTCTCCTGGCTCGCAGGACGGGGGTTGCCATTCGTGGTGGCCTTCTTGGCGGCGCTCACCTCCTCGTCgtcttcctcgtcctcctcggcGGGACAATTTGAATCTTCATCGTTTCCGCTATCGTCCTCCTCTCGTTTGTCTTTGCCACTGGGCTTTACCCCGTCCTTGTCAATCATAAATACAGGTCTGGAGCCAAGAGGTGTGGTGTCCATTTCTTCATCTTGGCCCATGCTAGTAGAGAGGACGTGAAATTTATATTACACTTATATGCcatatgcataaaaaaaaacaaaaaaaaacactgtaccATGAAATTCAGATTACTGATAGATGTCTACCACATTTGTTTGTCCACCAAGTTGAAGGTCGAGGTCTGAACGGAAAAATTGGCGGATGGAATTTTGTTTGATTTCTCTGTAGTATAACCGTAACCAGTTTGTATCAATGTTGTTACAAAATGTTCCGATTTTGTGCTAACAATGACTAAtgccaaaacaaaatgtgaacaGAGGTGAGTACAATTTTCACATCTACTTTAAGGAACAGTTTACAAATCAGGAATTGTGTGGCTTCATGTTGTTTATTTGTCACAAAAGGTAATTCAAAGTAATGCCAACTGGCATCTCTACAACCTACCATTAgtccgctagcttaatgctatcaTAAAATGGGAAACGCAATAGACGAAAAATTCGCATAGCTGAGCAGAAACATTGCTGTAAGATAAAAGGAGAACATCTAACGATACTTAGTCGCATATTGTCGCTCTGCGACACTGCCAAAGTTCATCTTGAGCTTTTGTATAGTTAACCGACTCGCTATTTCTTCTTGACATCAATTAACTCTAGCTGAGTCACACTCCTGCCATTGTCAGGCTAAATCATGTACTGTGGACCAGAGAGTGTGACAAAAAATCCGTTGTAATATGcttatcagggatgagaacagcaaatgaaaaaaaaacactgaaaagtagccaaagccccccccccccccccccccccctcacttgccgcagggggccaggggccgcAGGCCCCCCCTAATGGGGGCCGCAGTGGGCAAGGGTCCACAAGCCCTCATTGGGGGCtgcaggggccacaggcccctattgggggccacagggcccacaggcccccattgggggccgcagggggccaggggcaacgCCCCGGAGGGGGCTCAGGTggaaaagctccctggaaactcctggattttggcactatagcaaccccaaaaccattaatttcgtcactcaatttcaacaattttgttaaaaaaatattcttgcttggtgggctaccaaggtgaatataatacagtcaagcctcagtttttgaccacaatccgttccggaaggcggttcgagaagcgaatcggttgaattccgaatctatttttcccattacaaataatggattttttttaattcgttccaagacttttttaagcatttttttcatttgcgcatatttgtccgatcgcgcaactacagcgcaccgctgaacgcgcaaccgcagtgcgtcgccgaccgcacaactacaccgcgctggttgcattattgtgacagagcagtcgctgaaatttagaaaatatttttaaactcctgatgtactttccaaaattcaagtggacctcagagcgcagggagcttaatttagtgCGATTGCGCAaccacagcgcgccgggcgctcactgttgcattgctttaagagcgtctttgtgttccgagttgtaagatgacgctgctctcgagccatgcccatctgaagcagttcctgatcccgcTCGACTCCCCCGCCATGTAAAAACTATTTTCTCAATGGATCTACACGATTCACaaaaatgatactcccgacggaaaaaaacacgctAATCCGCGGATCTg encodes the following:
- the noxo1a gene encoding NADPH oxidase organizer 1a, whose translation is MSSPRYPISIRLTGVMEKDKKKMYITSVLWSDEEEIVIYRTVEDFKKMHKLIKKAFPGTKKSERIVPKFKVTKKAKAGQKNAPSKSLNYLKPLQRYCNELLSCDPQVNQSVHLIQFLHPKNEELQPEYSRNGVIIMPPETQNQQEQVFSQGSNVTQPFSTETYRCVAPYETKDTKNKPFKVAVDEKVDVLIKDKAGWWLVENEDKCLAWFPAPYLERTDDEPEEDNIDGLPERGLFYTVTKSYKSNKDDEITVSIGASVEVLQKSENGWWLIRYKGKAGYIPSMYLKPPSHIRMGGGHHGHSSPILNPRPLTRQLSRSLEVLSPPVSTRPTAKPTPPISLPKPKPVPPANTRRTPSPDPRHTLSPGAGHTSPPNPGRSSPTNRGHASLSSPGRSSPPNPVQTLPPNRGHVSPPNANYVPTPIILVENEDENDLPMSLTVDSEDDFTSDSDFSSDEYNSSSASTTISLSMSTDNYRMRHSRTPPPPSRHILDPQSATGGKMMLAVSDPNIFKSVSAPKVPPRPQTEEILSRCTTITRKNANRSPSPTPTPIQTR